In one Silene latifolia isolate original U9 population chromosome 10, ASM4854445v1, whole genome shotgun sequence genomic region, the following are encoded:
- the LOC141607368 gene encoding uncharacterized protein LOC141607368, with protein MGDLSSKTRFHVIEAKTSFKLLLGRPWKHENGVVASTLHQCLKYYRGGERKINGDAKPFTKADSFFADAKFFEENGTSSEFMPTTISLTGKGGKLKENTKEDVVTSHVKENDKQNIDNASKAYTPVISHKKQEMPQKSTSPVLRYIPKSRRKEGDSSFAECLTKRDLKDKSKPSPMIKQEWMVEVTTPLPSSNQMKFMRPPLVGFVCSSNQSSSDQNVGIFHSNAYKLLELFKQEGSFIETKAGLGYKSPTPVKISARRNITTTSSQHITVEEAEENEEEDIKTLKTSSVFDRISPPVQRAHPSIFDRLGRPSPTKNCPSVFTRLDKRGTNEVKSSTPPPCTRKKEEIPDDSEEVEADKAPETLEDEVQSTVDDLKEVNLGTGEDPRPMTELIPEIEKEVNKLIEAGFIREVRYPTWIANIVPVRKKNGQLRVCVNFRDLNDACPKDDFPFPVTELMINATTGHEALSFMNCIAGYNQIQMAPEDQEVTTFRTPKGIFCYKVMPFGLKNVRATYQ; from the exons ATGGGTGACTTGTCATCTAAAACACGCTTCCATGTCATCGAGGCCAAGACATCATTCAAGTTATTATTAGGTCGACCATGGAAACATGAAAATGGAGTCGTTGCATCAACCCTCCATCAATGCTTGAAGTATTATCGCGGCGGTGAAAGGAAGATAAATGGAGACGCCAAGCCTTTCACTAAGGCTGACTCTTTCTTCGCTGACGCAAAGTTCTTTGAAGAAAATGGTACTTCTAGTGAGTTCATGCCAACTACCATTTCTTTAACTGGAAAAGGAGGTAAGCTGAAAGAGAATACCAAAGAAGATGTTGTTACGAGTCATGTTAAAGAAAATGATAAGCAAAATATAGACAACGCTAGTAAAGCATATACTCCCGTTATATCACATAAGAAGCAAGAAATGCCACAGAAGTCTACCTCACCAGTATTGCGGTATATTCCCAAGTCTCGCCGCAAAGAAGGAGATAGTTCTTTTGCAGAATGTCTAACAAAGAGAGATCTTAAAGACAAAAGTAAACCAAGTCCAATGATCAAGCAAGAATGGATGGTGGAAGTCACTACACCTCTTCCAAGTTCAAACCAAATGAAATTTATGAGACCTCCTCTAGTTGGTTTCGTCTGTTCATCAAACCAATCATCAAGCGATCAAAATGTGGGAATATTTCATTCTAACGCATACAAGCTACTG GAGTTGTTCAAGCAAGAAGGAAGCTTTATAGAGACTAAAGCAGGGCTTGGTTATAAGTCTCCCACACCCGTGAAGATCAGTGCTCGTAGGAACATAACTACTACATCTTCACAACATATCACAGTGGAAGAGGCTGAGGAGAATGAAGAAGAAGACATTAAAACACTAAAAACATCTTCAGTCTTCGACAGGATAAGTCCACCTGTACAGAGAGCCCATCCTTCTATATTCGACAGGCTGGGGAGACCGAGTCCTACAAAAAATTGTCCTTCTGTCTTCACTCGACTGGATAAACGAGGAACAAATGAAGTTAAGTCGTCAACCCCTCCGCCATGTACAAGAAAGAAAG AAGAGATACCTGATGACAGCGAAGAGGTAGAGGCTGACAAGGCACCTGAAACACTTGAAGACGAGGTACAATCAACCGTAGATGATTTAAAAGAAGTAAACCTAGGAACTGGTGAAGATCCTCGTCCAAT GACGGAGCTTATACCtgaaattgaaaaagaggttAACAAACTCATTGAGGCTGGATTTATCCGTGAAGTCAGATATCCTACCTGGATAGCCAACATTGTTCCAGTCAGAAAGAAAAATGGGCAACTACGTGTATGCGTCAACTTCAGAGATCTTAATGATGCatgtccaaaggacgacttcccttttcCAGTTACAGAGTTGATGATAAATGCAACTACTGGCCACGAAGCACTCTCGTTCATGAATTGCATTGCTGGATACAATCAAATACAAATGGCACCTGAAGATCAAGAAGTAACGACATTTCGCACACCAAAAGGGATATTTTGCTACAAAGTCATGCCATTTGGACTCAAAAATGTCAGGGCCACATATCAGTGA
- the LOC141605431 gene encoding protein PHLOEM UNLOADING MODULATOR: MRRPWRSSPRLFGNGGGLGLAAIAYIAVDYTREISPIWHARLQPLLYSALALAVLSRIPFYTHWSSEFRSALPFVFSVVFLLATLLFEVLSVRFVTAVLGLDWHRNTLPLPDTGQWLLLALNEKLPQTVVEILRAHIAALQHFLMLFIMLGFSVVFDSVKAPGLGLGARYLFTMAIGRLLRALTFVSTILPSARPWCAAARFKVPGHPHRWAQKYYVPYASDANAIRQVINQDFAYADPGKLVGDYRPDWGSMSFLIDFLRPTPSEGSTWYHLLTKAGGGCNDLLYSGHMLVAVLTAMAWTEAYGGYSSALVWLLVLHSAQREIRERHHYSVDCIVAIYVGILLWKMTGFLWSSKNLSKNKKLVKLDKIHGKLIQAAKDSDMEGVRELLKEVELDSQKEQKVNSKLLWLFPLVTTISTFTIVILAFTHTSDG, translated from the exons ATGCGGCGTCCATGGCGGTCATCACCACGCCTCTTCGGCAATGGCGGAGGCTTAGGACTAGCTGCAATAGCATACATAGCAGTAGACTACACTCGAGAAATCTCACCAATATGGCACGCTCGACTACAACCATTACTCTACTCCGCTCTCGCTCTCGCCGTGCTCTCTCGTATCCCCTTTTACACTCATTGGTCTTCCGAGTTCCGCTCCGCTCTCCCCTTTGTTTTCTCCGTTGTCTTTCTTCTCGCTACTTTGCTCTTTGAAGTTCTTTCTGTTCGCTTTGTTACTGCCGTTCTTGGCCTTGATTGGCATCG AAACACACTTCCTCTCCCTGACACTGGTCAGTGGCTACTCCTAGCATTGAATGAGAAGCTGCCTCAGACTGTGGTTGAGATTTTACGAGCACACATAGCTGCGCTGCAGCATTTCTTGATGTTGTTTATTATGCTAGGCTTCTCTGTTGTATTTGACTCTGTAAAGGCCCCTGGTCTTGGACTGGGAGCAAGGTACTTGTTCACAATGGCAATTGGTAGGCTATTACGGGCCTTAACTTTTGTATCAACTATTCTGCCATCAGCTCGGCCTTGGTGTGCTGCAGCTCGGTTTAAAGTTCCTGGGCATCCTCATCGTTGGGCTCAGAAATATTACGTTCCATATGCTTCAGATGCTAATGCAATTCGTCAAGTGATAAATCAGGACTTTGCTTATG CTGACCCTGGTAAATTAGTTGGTGACTATCGTCCAGATTGGGGATCAATGAGCTTTTTAATTGATTTTCTACGGCCTACGCCTTCTGAGGGGTCCACATGGTACCATCTGCTTACAAAAGCTGGAGGTGGATGCAATGACCTCTTGTACAGCGGACACATGCTTGTTGCTGTACTAACTGCCATGGCTTGGACG GAAGCATATGGAGGCTATAGCTCAGCTCTAGTGTGGTTGCTAGTCCTACACAGTGCACAGAGAGAAATCAGAGAGCGCCACCATTACAGTGTAGATTGTATTGTAGCTATCTATGTGGGCATCCTCTTATGGAAGATGACAGGTTTTTTATGGTCATCAAAGAACCTCTCTAAAAACAAAAAGCTTGTTAAGCTAGATAAAATCCATGGCAAACTAATCCAAGCTGCTAAAGATTCTGACATGGAAGGTGTTCGGGAACTCCTGAAGGAAGTGGAGTTAGACAGTCAGAAAGAGCAGAAAGTCAATAGCAAGTTATTGTGGTTGTTCCCTTTGGTTACTACTATCTCTACCTTCACAATTGTTATTTTGGCATTCACCCATACTAGTGACGGGTAA
- the LOC141607367 gene encoding uncharacterized protein LOC141607367, with product MKKDAPFQWDEKCKHAFDSIKKYLASAPVLGAPIPGKPLILYIAAEERSLGAMCAQEIEDRKERALYYLSRTFVGAELNYSPIEKICLALVFAIQKLRHYMQAHTIHVVSKVIQSIKGQVIADFFAVHTVPTEWELSDELPGEEIFYVDILPPWQMYFDGDARRDGAGAGVVFISPQNHVIPYSFTLTQFCSNNVAEYKALILGLQMELEIGVRDMDIYGDSQLVISQVLDEYEVRKEDLIPYHRQALQLLNQLDSINIGHIPRSANKLADALANLLATLALGAKESMQVPVCNRWAIALLERVEDIDTTNMICGYMADEDDWRQHIIDFLDHKKLPDDPRHMV from the exons atgaaaaaggatgctccattTCAGTGGGATGAAAAATGCAAACATGCTTTTGATAGCATAAAAAAGTACCTGGCTAGTGCACCAGTGTTGGGGGCACCGATTCCAGGAAAACCGCTCATTCTATACATCGCTGCAGAAGAACGTTCGCTGGGGGCAATGTGTGCACAAGAAATTGAAGACCGTAAGGAGAGAGCACTCTACTACTTGAGTCGTACCTTTGTTGGAGCTGAATTAAATTACTCACCCATAGAGAAGATATGTCTTGCTTTGGTGTTCGCCATCCAGAAGTTGAGGCACTACATGCAGGCGCATACCATACACGTGGTCTCAAAAGTGATCCAATCAA TAAAAGGTCAGGTTATTGCAGATTTCTTCGCTGTTCATACAGTCCCGACAGAGTGGGAACTTTCAGATGAACTACCAGGAGAAGAAATATTTTACGTGGACATTTTACCTCCATGGCAAATGTACTTCGACGGTGATGCAAGGCGAGACGGAGCTGGAGCAGGAGTTGTGTTCATATCTCCACAAAACCATGTAATACCATACTCATTTACACTCACACAGTTTTGCTCAAATAACGTGGCAGAATATAAAGCTTTGATATTAGGTCTTCAAATGGAACTTGAAATAGGCGTAAGGGACATGGATATTTACGGAGACTCACAATTGGTGATCAGCCAAGTCCTGGATGAGTATGAGGTAagaaaggaagacttgattccCTACCATCGACAGGCGTTGCAACTGCTTAATCAACTTGACTCCATCAATATTGGTCATATACCGaggagtgccaataagttggctGACGCGCTTGCTAACCTTTTAGCCACTTTGGCACTGGGGGCAAAAGAATCTATGCAAGTGCCAGTCTGTAATCGCTGGGCAATAGCTTTACTTGAAAGAGTAGAAGATATAGATACAACAAACATGATTTGCGGCTACATGGCTGATGAAGATGACTGGCGCCAACATATCATTGATTTCTTGGACCACAAAAAATTACCCGATGATCCCAGGCACATGGTATAG
- the LOC141607369 gene encoding uncharacterized protein LOC141607369, translated as MTIFCWNCRGCGEADDPTIPYLHQCVLKYHPLILFLQETHSNVDIATTKTHHLGYPNFFGVDSVGRSGGLLLYWDDSVDIQVISSCPRFIFCKVGIVVNQAAFKDMYVMFLYGEPVFQYRSFLWDNISNEISGCSPFLVIGDFNQVELHSDKLGGSLTIRDQAEFTAWKFHNNLVDIPFFGPRFTWMNGQLANHCIMERLDRAYATQDWIDLFPATSVLNLPILISDHSPIMLRFLPQPKSRRRPYRLDNWCLQIPEVMTLVSNAWNTPVCGSSSYVLFRKLAAARFAILNWIIQHRIRYGIN; from the coding sequence ATGACTATCTTTTGTTGGAATTGTAGGGGCTGTGGGGAAGCGGATGATCCTACAATTCCGTATCTACATCAGTGTGTCCTTAAATATCATCCGCTGATTTTGTTTTTGCAAGAGACTCATTCTAATGTCGACATAGCAACAACGAAGACTCACCATCTTGGTTATCCTAACTTCTTTGGGGTGGACTCTGTTGGTCGTAGTGGTGGTCTTCTTTTGTACTGGGATGACTCTGTAGATATACAAGTTATAAGTAGTTGCCCCCGTTTTATTTTTTGTAAAGTGGGCATAGTTGTAAATCAAGCTGCTTTTAAAGATATGTATGTAATGTTCCTGTATGGGGAACCTGTTTTCCAATATAGGTCTTTTCTATGGGATAACATTTCTAATGAAATCTCTGGTTGCTCTCCTTTTCTGGTTATTGGCGATTTCAATCAAGTGGAATTACATTCGGACAAACTTGGTGGTTCTTTAACAATAAGAGACCAAGCTGAGTTTACAGCGTGGAAATTTCATAACAATCTCGTGGATATTCCTTTCTTTGGTCCTCGTTTTACCTGGATGAATGGCCAGCTTGCTAACCACTGTATTATGGAACGCCTCGATCGTGCATATGCAACCCAAGATTGGATTGATCTTTTTCCCGCAACCTCAGTCCTTAACTTACCTATTCTTATTTCGGATCACTCGCCAATTATGTTACGTTTTCTGCCGCAACCAAAATCACGTAGAAGACCATACCGCCTTGATAACTGGTGTCTTCAAATACCGGAAGTGATGACCCTTGTATCTAATGCTTGGAATACTCCAGTTTGTGGCTCCTCTTCTTATGTCCTATTCCGAAAGTTAGCTGCTGCGCGTTTCGCTATTCTGAATTGGATTATTCAACACCGCATCCGCTATGGTATAAACTGA